The DNA sequence ttatttgaaacaatcataatcactttaggcttttatttaaaataatgagaacacttcaggcttttatttgaaataagaatcATTTTGgatatttgtttgaaaaaatgagagtactTCGGACacttacttgaaattttttcctaaCTCTTCCTTCTTTGCCAGAGATTCTTACTATGCGGTTAACAAGAGCAGCTTCcatagcaatttctctcctgaATTTCTATGTTTTAATAAATagcaattgtattttttttgtttaaaaatagaaaaatttccccaataattaattattgaaaGTTGCACCATGCACTCTTTCTTTTTGCGTGGGACGATGCCGGGGAACAAATGCActcgaaaaatcttaaaacttgtcaagaaaatgcaattgatttttaaaactttcaaaaagtacattcatgtcctaaaacttgttcTTAAAATGTAATCGAGTATCAAAACTTTTGAGATGGTAatctaaattttaaaacttgacaCGAAAGTGCGATCGAATCCTAAATCAAATTCTTctattgattgcactttttgaaagttttaaaactcgatcgcactttcgtgataaattttaagatttaattatacttttttaaaattttagaatttaattgcagTTTCGTCGATAAATTTTCGGACTTTCAAATTCAACCTACTTAAACCTAAAATTAATGAGCGTTTAAGTGTTATGGAACGACTGAATAAATAAGTGATTGTCAACACGAAAAATATAAGGCAGGACAAAACATgaaacttctttcttttgtaaGTTCAACCGGCGGACCCCACCCCACTACTCTCTTCCCTCGCCGTCGCCCAAAGGGTCTCCCTCCGCGGAGCCGAGCTCAATGGAAGCAGAAGCGCCGAGAGGCATGGAGCAGgaggagccggagccggagccggagccgtCGCCTTCATCGTCGTCGGTCACCTACAAATTGGTCCCGTGGTTGAGCTGGGACGAGTGGGACTCCGTCCgagcctctctcttctctccctctccggACTCCGTCGCCTCCGCGCTCCGAAGAGTGAGCAACTTGAAACACTGTTCTCTTCAAACCCTATATCATCGTTTCTTTTCTCATTCTCAGTATCTGTTGAAAGTAGTTCAAAGTAGGTTCTCGTGTCCTTGAGGTAGTGTCGCCTAAAACTAATGTCGGAGGATTTGCTCGATGATGCTTTTGTTGGATTGCTTGTTGCTAGAGACGACGGAGGATAGTTGTGGTTTGTAAGAGTTTTTTGATGGTTGATCCGATTGCCGGTTAGTGGGGTCGCGTTATTGATTGCAGACATGGAACTTTTCTTCTTATTAGCTTTTTTAGTCCCCTTAGGAGAGCTTCGGTTTGCAGATAACAGCGTGGAGAAGCCGAGGATGTCTTCCTGTGGCAGTCGAAGTCACGGCTTCCATCATCGAGATTCAGCAGAAGGATCCTTTCTTCAGGTAATTCATTTGCGTTCTGCCTTGCCATGCCGGGGTTGTATTTAGTTTCCTATATGTTGTTCACCACTTGACATTGCATGACATATATGCTTTTTGagatttggtttattttttccACGTGATTATTGGCTGTGTCATGCCACTCCAATTCATCAATGCGCTCTTTTTATTTGTTGCAGGAAAGACCTGCCTCATAATGCTTTCTCTGATTCTGATGAAATCCTGGCTATGCTCTATTGCATGGCGATTATGAGGTGAGAGTGAGACCTATTTGATTAGCTTGTGATTCTTAAGTTCATTCCTTCACATTATCTTCAGCAGAGCTCTAAAAAGGTTGAGGTGGAAATAGTGAGTTTGTCTCTTTAAAGCATGCCTCATATAGTTTCAATAGCATCTTAATGTGCGATACCGGAAGCATTGCTCGTGCCTGCATGTTACTACTTCTATGCATAAGAGCCATCTGTACTTATCAGTGGGTTGGGGGCTTTGAGTTTTGTTCTAGGATAGGCTTATATTACTTTTTCATATGATTTTTGTAAACTTCTAGATGATAGGTTGCGAAAGTTAGAGATCGAACGTGGAGCGCTGTCTTTCTGGAAGTTCATGTGTAGGCTTAGTTCCGTTCACAGTAATAAAGTACACAGTTTGTTTGAATATTTCTTACTTCAAAGTCTTGGCATCCTTGGCTGGGGATTTAATTGAAATATTACCTGCCAGCCAAGCCTTTAAACCATTAAACATTCTTCTTTGCTGATGTCGAAGTTCCTGGTCAAGTTGTTTGAACTCACGTGCACCATTTAGCTAGTGACATTCACTTGAGATTTTAAATGGTCTTTTTCCCAGTTATTGTGGTCTGAGAATCATTCTTCCGTCGGATGTAAAATGATTTTGTGCAGGCTGTCCTAAGTTTCTAATGTTTGAATTTGAGAACCATCTCAAACTCCTATAGGACCTGCTGATGTGTGCTACCTCTGTCCTTTTATTTATTACATTGATTTGCAATTGCAACAAATTgtagctttttattttcaaacaaCCATTCAGCAATGCTCTAAAGAAGAATCTTGTTTTCTTACGTCTCAAGGCTTGTGAACGGTGTTGTCGAAAAGACACGGAAGAAAACAGAGGTGTCAATTGCAGAGGCTGCTAATGCAATTGGTATTCCGCGTATGCTGATTGATATTCGTCACGGTAAGGGATCAATTGCTGATGGTCTAGAGATTGCCTATCTTTTTGGTCCCAAGCCATAGGGTAAACCTAACTTGTAATTTTAGCCGCCCCTTTACTAATGACATTCTAATATTTGAGATCTTCTGGTCTAGGATTTTAATAGACAGTGTTTGGTTCTTTTATGTGCTAATGTTGCAGAGGGTTCTCATCGTGAACTACCTGCGCTTCCCTTAGTTCGTGATGCCTCACGTCAGGTCTACATTCTTGACCTTTTCTACTATCTGTCGTAGTAATAAGTGACAAACTTCCATCTTTTCTGGATTTTGCAGTTTTTGCCGCTTCAATTAAATGTTTAGTGGACTCagtattttttgtttgaatgaaTCTAGATTCCTCTGCATGAGATCATAACCTCTGTAGGCAAATCGCTGTCAAGATGTAGTATAAGTCTCTCTCCTGCCATAGTTGTTCCAACCCTACTTTGTTTATTACATAAAGATAAAGATTAAAGTAACACTTCATATAGTGGAGTCATGATTGATAACCCGTCAGGATTTGGTGATAATTTTTCATCATTTCGGAATATGTTAAGCCTGTAAATCCGTGAGAGCGTTGTCTTTTCTCATGGCAATCACCTAAAAGTTTCATCTCTGGCCTTTTGAGCATAAAGTTATGCATGTTCtcaatttccttttgaattAAAGAACTTGGGAAGTAAAGATGTTCAGCCTCATGGAGATGATGGTATCAATTTTAAATGGGCAGAGTGGCTTTCTTGCAAACTGATCGAATGCAAAAGTAGTATTAGCAGATTTGGCATTGGCTTTCATTTCTACAGAAGATCTCATTACTTTAATAGCCTAGCTCTCCTTGCTTTGTgatcattttgtttttctcctgaGCTTTTGTGATTCTATCTTTAGCTATAACATTGATGGTCTGGACTACTAAGTTATTTCTTTTCACACAGGCCCTTAGTTGGCTAAAGTCCTACTACTGGGAACCTCAGAAGAAAGCAATGCCGTCTAAAAGATATGGGAGTCTTCGAGCCAGAAAAGAAGTCAAGTCTAAACTTCGTGAATTGGCTATTTACTTGAGAAATAAGCAGAGTCCACCATCAACATCACTGGTTAAGGAAAAAAGTGCGTTTGATTTGACatccttttttccatttcttttgagcGCTATGTATCAGAATGTCTCAATGGCTTCCATGGAAATAGCTCTTTCTCCCCTGCTCCCCACCCTTAATTCGAAGGTTCAAACCCTTAGACCTCTCTCTTTCCAATAAGAAAGATGTCTTTGATGCAAGAGCCTCTTGGCATCTTGATGGCTTTGTGATtgttatttttaaagaaaatcttTATAATGTTGATTGAATTGCCTGACAAGGGAGCACGGGACCTAAACTTTAATGGTGGCATGTGAAAAATCACACAATGAGACATTGGCTTAGTATCCCATGTGTCCATAAGagccccttttttattttcactagACAggatgatttgatttgatttgatttgttattttttcagTTGCCTCatcttcctttttgctttcaCTCTTTCCATAGGCATAAAACATTGTGGGCGTAGTAAGGTTTTATTGCTTGTGGCTGGAAGGCTTCATACATTTAAATCTGGAGGTAAGAATTTGTTCCAGTTTACTTTTCCCAAATCCCATTGATGTTTgatctttcctaattttaatgATTCTTATATATGTTGAGAATATATAGATTCCTGATTCTTTTTCCACTGGGGAAAAATCCACTGAGAATCCGTAAGTGAAAAATTCACTCTGCAACTATTATTCTGTTGGTCAAAAAGCGATGGACGGATGAAATGTTTAACTTGCTGTTTTTTCGAGTTCTTGGACCTATCATCATTCCCATCTTCGCTTCGAGTAACAATCTGCAACCCCCAGGTCAAGAATTGGGTCCTGATAAGCATTGTAGAGTGTTCTGAGACTTTCTTCTGTGCTGATCAAGGAGGTTGAGGAGCTGTCTCTTTAGCTAATGTTGGCTCTAAAGCTCCTATAAGTACTTATTGCTGTTACTCTGGTATCTAGACATACAACTAGCAGGTAGGTGAGTCACAGCGAATTTTCTATTGTGTAAAATTGTTCAAAACTGACTTCATATTTTCAAAGTTCGCAGACACGTTACTCTATTATAAGTTGACCGTGAAAATTTTCCCCAACATATCAGTAAATAGTCATTTTCAGATGCCTTGGTATTTCAGCAGTCGTGTGCACAGTGAAAGCTCCACGTTAATCCTGATTGTGTTTAGCTATATTATTTTCATTCTTTGCGTTGTAAGGCACGTATGATTTGATTAGATATCTTACTGTTTTGTCGAAGACGAAACAGTagaaagcagcagcagcagcagcatagAAATCTGCATGTCTATTCTTAGATGATGACCCATTTTAttttccaggttccaaaaagaCGATGAGCAAGATCCTGAAAAATCTGGTGCAGTTATATGCTTCCTTCTCCACAGAAGTAATCTCTGTATTGTTGGAGTTTCTTCTTAAGGTCGTCAACTCTTCTGACACGTTGGAGCTTCAACAAGAAATCCATTATCCACATGGTAATCGGACTTTGCTGGATGACTGGATGCTTCTTAtgacaaaattaataaataaggAACCAAAAATGCTTCTGGACCTTCTCAAGGCAGTCCTTGATATGATTGATACGGAAGAAGCAAGCAACAGTGAAACTGGTAAGTGTTGACCAGTAAACAAACCTTGCTGTCTTTGggaaaaagtattttcttttgcattttctgtGATATATTCCTCATAGATATTTTTGGTTTAGGATTAGGAGTCAAAGTACTGTTCTTACCCTTCTCCCTTGGTCGAAGAACTAAAAGGTTGTGATTTGATACGTACCTTCAGCTTCCTCTACTTACCCTTTAAACTGCAGGTGTGGGGACTTCAGTCTTGCTTCTTGATAGTTCTAGAATTTCCCTGGTTGACGCAATTATGTCTGGGTTGTTATCTTGGGTACCAAGATTCTTATGTTTGCTTACGAGTCTACGACTTTCATCTTTAATCTGCTGATACAGCTGTAGTTTTCCTCCCAGCATCTTTTGGATTTCTAGACTACTTATATTCTTTTCCGGGTGACACCTCAACTGCTTATTCACGAGCTTTTCCATCTCTTCTGTTTGATGATCTAGTTCTTTGCTCAAGTTGAAACATCAAAATAACCTACTTGGTGTAACTGCTAAATATTGGGTTCAGGATTACTTGGGTACGAACTCCCTGCAGGCTGCATCTGCATTAGTCTTCTGCTCTAGGAAGAATTCAGCTCTTTACATACTTCATGTCCAAAATTCAACTTGTGGTCTTCACTACATCAGAAATACATCTGCcgacttcttttctttgtttctcctTTAATTTTCCCCTCTTTCAGGAACGCAACATTTGATGCCATCCCGACATAGAGTAAAGACCTATCAAATTGCACCCCTCTCCTCTTTGTTTGCATGGCTTGTTGCCATATCGAAGGGACTGAAGTCTTTCCGAGATGTAGATTCTTCTTCTGAAACTGAAGTTCCTGATGCACGGAGGAGTACATCCAGGGAAATGCTGATGGGCATCCTCCGTAAAAGTCTTCGGGTTGGAGCTCTGGGGAACAAACAGCTCATGGACTCTGCCATTCAGATTTCAGAGGTCATCGGGAACAATTCTTTGGTGGACAAACTTAACAAACTCTCTTTGGTTTCAGCCACAACTTTGGATGTCACTTGTATGACGAGTTCTTCGACATTTGCTGAGCAAGAAGACTACCTCCGATTGGCTGCTGAGAAGCTGGTCAGACTTAGTCGAGTGAAGAACAAAGCTTTGAGCCCAACAAACACTGATGGACACAATAAATGCAGATGGGCCGTTGCCAAATCATGGAACCCATGTCCAATAGGCACATTGCCGCTCGACTTCGGGTTCTCCGGTCGTCTTCCTGTCCTTGATTGTAAAACGGGGGAAGCACCAGAAGCGTTTGAAAGAAACTCAACACAGGAACTGAATCAGTGTGCTGGGAAGAGAGAAGCAAGCTGCGATGCCGATTCTTTGCTTGACTCGAGGAATAAGAAAATGAGGGAGGCAGTGGTGGATTGTGAATTGGAAGACATGGTTGTGTCCGGAGGTGCCGGTGGCTGTTTGATGTTGGGTGGGGTGTGGAAGAAGGTTGGATTAGAAGAGCTAGAAGCCATCAAGTCATCCATTAGGATTTTAGTTTGAGCTGTCTTCCTTTGTTGTTAATGAAGCCTTAATTTAACAGAAGCTCCAAAACTGGAAATGCATTTTACAGTTTatgttgttttgttttctgAGTCCTGGGTTTGTTTCGCCGAAGAGAACAACTGGGAGAAGCCGGAGGGGCATCGATGTTTGTCCATTTTCTTTTGATAGCTCTTGAGTACACTTCGACCACGAGGGAGTACAACAAACATTCTCGTAGAATCACGCTCTGGAAATTTGGGACAGATTATACGGGATATTTTCAATCGTGTATGGAgtcttcacatttttttattggttttatGAAGTCTTAGACCTTTTTTATCCAAATGTGCAGTCAAGTCCTTTTGATGAACAAGTCACTCAAGAAGTACTTGTAtggcatttttaaattttacatttttcaataaatatttttaggTTTAATAGAATGTAACCGATTAAGAGATTTGTCATTGGATTGGATTTGATTGAAACAactgaaatgtttagaattcaATTTCTTTACATGCACGTTAtgttatatattaaaaaaaattgttaagtaAGAACTAAATTTTCATTGCAAACTATTAAGAAAGTTAGTAATTCTATAAAAGTGTTGGTACGTTATCGATAAGTTACTTGAAATGCTTGACCTAAAGTTTTCTaatcatcttaattaattatattcaatCACGGTAAAATGGATTTTTAACTAAGAAAATATCATGACCGTTCGTTTGATCCAAGTCTTGGAAATTTCCAATCTCGACACTTTCTTTGAAAAGCGATCTGCCTTTAGAAACGATTGGGTCACGGATTTTCTATAGGTGCAAAAATCAAGTCAATGGGATGTCGGAATGGAAAAAATATGCCAGATCGAAGTTTGACCAATTCAAGTAAAACATACataattgtcatttttttaaaaaatgttcgCAATTATAGTATTGTGTGATTTGAACATTTATAATATATAAAGATTTCCAAGTTCAATCACAACGATCAgacattgaaaaagaaaatgtgatggCCATTGACTCGGTTCAATCCCTAgaattgtgacaaaaaaaaaattctatattCCAATTGCATTTTGGAGCAATCGAGCTACAAATTTTCCATAGGTGCAAAAATTGATTCAATGGGATGTCGCACGGAAAAAAGACGCTTGGTTCATACAGTCCAAACTTCGATGTCGCACGGAAATCGTGTCCATTTCCCCACTGTCGCTGTGGAGAGCGACGGCGGTGGCGAGCCTCCatcttcattaatttttttgttcttttttgtattttttaaaatttgtcttaTTCTTAATATaacttaaataaattttgaatttttttgtccttttttgcaTCGTTTTAGCCTTATTTATCATATTTTAGCTACATTATCACCACATaggagaaaaatcaataaaaaaaaagtcatgtcaACGGTTTCTATTAGTTAAGTTGGACGGAGCTAATAGAATGATTCGATTGAACTAATTTGATAatgtattttttgtaatttttatcaCTCAATTGCAactttcgtaataagttttcGTACTTTTAATGCACTTATCCTTTGTTTTTATAAAGTACTCTTTGACACTTCTTCAAACACATTGAAactttccaataaaaaaaaaatctcttctttttttagtgCGGGCCATTAGAATTATGCTCGAAAATGAATTTTAACCTTAAAGTTAAGTTTTCGAATcttacgggaaaaaaaaaaattgggtggtccaaatccttaaaaatttgtcacaatcaCTTTGCCTTTGGGGATATGAGTAAAGTCCTTAATTATTTCGTCCGAACTCTAGAAGGTAAAATTCGAGGGTATTCTTTAggattaagggaaaaaaaatattttctcttaactTAGAGGGTGGCGGTTACTTCTGGGTAGAGTCTTATAGTAGCGTTTTGTGCCTGGGGTGAATCATCGGAGTTTTGGTTCTTGCGTCATCGACCTGTGCTTCGCATAGTATCTTTGAGCCGACTTGTTGACGATGTACTTCTGGTTCAAAGACGCTGCTAGAAGTTAAGTTTTTGGATCttacggggaaaaaaaaattttgggtggTCTAAATCCTTAAATAATTCGTCACAATCACTTTGCCTTTGGGGGACCCGAGTAAAGTCTTTAAACCGCTTCATCCGAACTGCGGGACGTAAAATTCGGGGGTATTCCTtagaataaaaggaagaaaaatattttctctcaacttaagGGTGATGGTGGGGAAGGTAGACTCCATGTCATTTTCGAATGGCTACTCCCGGATAGGGTCATATAGTAGAGTCCCGAGTCCGTAGTGAATCATCGAAGCTTCGGTTCCTGGGTCGTCGACCTGAGCTTCGCACAGTATCTTTGAACCGACTTGTCGGCGACGTACTCTGATTCAAAGACACTATGCGAAGTTAAGTATTTGGATcttacgggaaaaaaaaatttgcgtgGTCCAAATCCATAAATACTTCGTCACAATCACTTTGCCGTTGGGGGGAGGATATGCCTTTCCCTTTCAATAATTTCGTTTCGAAAAGGATCGTCAAAGTAGGAAAGGGATATTTTTATCCGGGGCACCTTTTACAAATATCCGAGGATCCCAAGA is a window from the Rhodamnia argentea isolate NSW1041297 chromosome 8, ASM2092103v1, whole genome shotgun sequence genome containing:
- the LOC115735206 gene encoding uncharacterized protein LOC115735206 isoform X1 produces the protein MEAEAPRGMEQEEPEPEPEPSPSSSSVTYKLVPWLSWDEWDSVRASLFSPSPDSVASALRRITAWRSRGCLPVAVEVTASIIEIQQKDPFFRKDLPHNAFSDSDEILAMLYCMAIMRLVNGVVEKTRKKTEVSIAEAANAIGIPRMLIDIRHEGSHRELPALPLVRDASRQALSWLKSYYWEPQKKAMPSKRYGSLRARKEVKSKLRELAIYLRNKQSPPSTSLVKEKSIKHCGRSKVLLLVAGRLHTFKSGGSKKTMSKILKNLVQLYASFSTEVISVLLEFLLKVVNSSDTLELQQEIHYPHGNRTLLDDWMLLMTKLINKEPKMLLDLLKAVLDMIDTEEASNSETGTQHLMPSRHRVKTYQIAPLSSLFAWLVAISKGLKSFRDVDSSSETEVPDARRSTSREMLMGILRKSLRVGALGNKQLMDSAIQISEVIGNNSLVDKLNKLSLVSATTLDVTCMTSSSTFAEQEDYLRLAAEKLVRLSRVKNKALSPTNTDGHNKCRWAVAKSWNPCPIGTLPLDFGFSGRLPVLDCKTGEAPEAFERNSTQELNQCAGKREASCDADSLLDSRNKKMREAVVDCELEDMVVSGGAGGCLMLGGVWKKVGLEELEAIKSSIRILV
- the LOC115735206 gene encoding uncharacterized protein LOC115735206 isoform X2 — encoded protein: MEAEAPRGMEQEEPEPEPEPSPSSSSVTYKLVPWLSWDEWDSVRASLFSPSPDSVASALRRITAWRSRGCLPVAVEVTASIIEIQQKDPFFRLVNGVVEKTRKKTEVSIAEAANAIGIPRMLIDIRHEGSHRELPALPLVRDASRQALSWLKSYYWEPQKKAMPSKRYGSLRARKEVKSKLRELAIYLRNKQSPPSTSLVKEKSIKHCGRSKVLLLVAGRLHTFKSGGGSKKTMSKILKNLVQLYASFSTEVISVLLEFLLKVVNSSDTLELQQEIHYPHGNRTLLDDWMLLMTKLINKEPKMLLDLLKAVLDMIDTEEASNSETGTQHLMPSRHRVKTYQIAPLSSLFAWLVAISKGLKSFRDVDSSSETEVPDARRSTSREMLMGILRKSLRVGALGNKQLMDSAIQISEVIGNNSLVDKLNKLSLVSATTLDVTCMTSSSTFAEQEDYLRLAAEKLVRLSRVKNKALSPTNTDGHNKCRWAVAKSWNPCPIGTLPLDFGFSGRLPVLDCKTGEAPEAFERNSTQELNQCAGKREASCDADSLLDSRNKKMREAVVDCELEDMVVSGGAGGCLMLGGVWKKVGLEELEAIKSSIRILV